The sequence TGGGTTGGAACGTCGGGAGCACCCCATAGAGGACGAGGATGAGGCCACCCAGCAGCCCAACCCACACAGGGCGATCGGCACGTAGCCAGATCCACATCAAATAGCCGCCGCCAATTTCGGCTAGCCCCGCCAGGGCAAAGAGGATGATTGATCGTGTCACCGCCATGGAGAATCTCCTGCTTGACTTAAACCGTACTTGAAGTGCTATGCTCACGCGGTCCCTGCTCGGGACTGAACCATCCATTGTGAGGAGGCTGCATGGACCCCGTACCGCCTGATCAAACGAGCACACCCGCGATTCCACTCGCGTGTAATCTCCTCGCCATTGACCCGGCCCACCGTCTGACGCATCTGACCGCTGGGAGCGTCCTGTTTCAAACCATGGCCCAGGAGTCGCACGCGTTGCCCGATGGCCTCGCCTTTCGCTTTGCGGCGGATGTCTATGACGAGGTAACTGCCTTCATTGCCCAGGAACGCCGCTGCTGTCCCTTTTTTCATTTCCAGCTTGATGTTGCCCCAGACTCTGGCCCGCTCTGGTTACGCATTACGGGAGCGTCCGGCGTAAAAGCCGTGCTCATAGCGGGCCTGGAGGGCATGCTTGCACCGACCAAGTCTCCCCGTTCATCGGCAGGGGATATCCAGCGATGAGGGAGTCAATCCAAGCGCTGATCGCCCATCGGGCGACGAGACCGTGATGAGGACGCACGCTGGATAGGTGACCGTGGACACATGGGCCACAGGCCACCCATCCAGCGTGCGTTCGATGCAGACGACCGAGCGCTTACTGCCCATCCGTGCCGCTTGCGCATTGGCCATCCCCACAGCCACAGGCTGCGTTCGTCACCGGTGCCGGTGTTGCAGGACGGGCCTTCCGGCGCAGGAAGGCGAGGGGAATGAGGCAGGGGATCAAGCAGGCCAGCCCAAGCAGAATGGAGGCGGTTCCCAACGTGCCGCCAGCAATCCCGGCAATCAGCGGCAGACCATCGTTCCAGAGCACGCTGGCGACAAGCACCGTGACCACCAACCCGAGTAGTATACGGCCAACCCGACTGTTCATGCAGTCCTTTATGAAGCGGATCATGGAATCCTCCCTAGCTGATGCACCCGTGGTGCGCGGTACAATGGAGCAAGCATAGTCCTTCAACGTAGGTTTAAGTCAAGGAGCACGTTTCATGAGCATCGCACCATCGTCACCCTTAACGATTGGGGTCGTCGCGGCAACCTTGGGCATCCGCACCTCGGCCATTCGCTACTATGAACGGATTGGGCTGATTCCCCGGCCACCGTTGCGCAGTGGGCAACGCCGCTATGCTGCGGACATTGTGCCGTTGCTGCACCTCATTCATGCTGCCCAACAGGCCGGCTTTACCTTAACGGAGATCCATACCA comes from Herpetosiphon gulosus and encodes:
- a CDS encoding YnfA family protein; amino-acid sequence: MAVTRSIILFALAGLAEIGGGYLMWIWLRADRPVWVGLLGGLILVLYGVLPTFQPTTLDFGKVYAAYGGVFIGLSLVWGWAVDGVRPDAPSLWGAGIALLGAGIIVYWPR
- a CDS encoding MerR family DNA-binding protein, whose amino-acid sequence is MSIAPSSPLTIGVVAATLGIRTSAIRYYERIGLIPRPPLRSGQRRYAADIVPLLHLIHAAQQAGFTLTEIHTIVHGFDPATPPSARWAMLAAEKLTEIRTRMTHLQTMEQMLMQTLACSCSSMTACATDGFTLCAPHDDQ